tggatggaaacgtaaggctaaggtgAGAAATACTGCTTCAGCTTTAAataaaggggaggagaccgacagaaactcagagtttagagaataaacctgctcctgaccaggttaggttcacagagtaagtgaccacagtaactgaccctgagttaaagttacctctctttcagaaacaggcttgacttactctgctttctccagtttgacaaacctgccattttaaaatggaaaacccagagtttctctcatttcaggatcacaatactgtgagttttcacttaacctcctttctgaaacggggcatgtcaaatggacgtcaaggtTTTTACATCAAGTCGACTGGCATTTTTGACGTTTTTGGACATCAATGTCAATGTAATGTCGTTTTTGTCACTGGaaaggatcaaatgactgagctgagctgagctttGAGGgtgaaaaccaacctgtttgctTCTCACGATCTTCTCTTTTCAATGTGAACACTTCCtcaatcttcaggtcttcactctcctctttaataaaggcCATCTTTATACTAGTGGAGCTCAgccgcttcagcaggagtttctcTGTCTGTTTAAGAGGAGAAGAATCAAcacaaagaagaagaaatcaaGACTGAACCTCTGTCTGTGTCTCAATCAGGCTCCAGACATAAGTAGCTGTCACTGTCTTCAAAGCAACTAAACTAAGCAAATAAACTTGGCCATGAAGGTATTGCAGGGGGGCGACCCGCTGTTAATTAATACAAGCATTAATGAAAAAACCTGCATTTATCTCAATCATATCTTCTGCGTTTGGTGTGATCTCAgctgtgttggccaatcagatagaggtgaagttggttttatattcgcacattcattcatttagcagtctgtattgtttaccatgttactttgaatattcgatcagaattagcatgcaagtatgacttctaaacaacattaaagggcacctatggtgaaaaatctacctttcaagctgtttggacagacatatgtgcatgaatggtgtatagagcgtcatattgggataaaaacggtggaccaattggagcggttttcagatcgaccgcaactttacgtaggagtgccgtccccctgcccaccaatattgattgacagtgtCGGTTTTACacgctcggaactttaaactagcacacagttggctgtaaaactatacaaagacacaaataatTGTGTACTCTCTGTttggtctgtgtccgaggcgTACATGTTCGGCTGAATGCTGGTTCTCTCAttcaatgttgtactttgatagaggtaaaagttggttttatattcggatattcagacattaataatgtcagaaaagtattcttagcaaattctaaatagggaaattatattagcagcaaatgactatcaaagtacaacattgttcacagtgaattagatagtgttaatgttgtttacaagtcatacttgcatgctaattccgattgaatattcaaagtaacatggtaaacagtatagagcaggggtcaccaatctcgatccaggagggtcggtgtccctgcagggtttagctccaacttacctcaacacacctgcctgggtgtttcaaatatagctagtaagaccttgattagcttgttcaggtgtgtttgattagggttggagctaaaatctgcaggacaccggccctccaggaacaagtttggtgacccctggtatagagACTGCTATATGAATGAATGTGagactataaaaccaactttacctctgttGTAGTTTGATAGTGATTGGCTGCTTGcgtgatttccctatttagaatttgtaaGGGataattttctgaaattatattattaatgtctgaatatccgaatataaaaccaactttacctctacgCGAATcagtaagaaaaaaacaaagcacGCTGACATCATGAGGCAAAAACTCCAGATAGAGGGAAAGTTGggttatattcgcacattccgaCCTCCGCGTTCAATAAGTTTATTAAtcagcaagtaaaaaaaatccaaattcaAGTATTTACCGTTGTAGTCGATTATGAGCTAAATGTACACCACGTTTATCTGTAGAAGTCGGCGTTTTAAAGGAGCAGAAAAACACGCTTACCTCTGTGGAAGGCTGTGACGTCATCGCTTTTTTGAGGGACCGTCTACAAACTAGCAGTTTGTAAAATCAGGATGCTAACGTTCACTGTCCATAGCACTACTTCTCAATCTTAATAAAATCATCTGCAAACAATATAAAACAGACATGTTTatgtatacattatattaaaaaaactcgCAAatttgacttaataactcgcaatatTGACTAAATGTTAAACATATAAAGAGAAGGCAGTGTATTAATATGAATTCAAACAAATATGATTACCCAACAGTGAATAATATAACCAAGAGGAAAAAAACGACACGCTATAAAACTTGAACGCGGTGTAAATGGATGTATTTCAGCGCTGAGCTATACTCAAACCATTATACATCGCTCATTTTAAACTATAAAACTGGTCTATATTAATTTGAAGCTGAAACACTGAAGCACACGCGCTTCAGccagatcaaaacaaatgcacgAGCGCGGCGCGCACATGGCGTCACACGCCcgcgtcaaaataaaagtcctcttCATACTCCGTTGTCTAAAACCTCAAGAGCTCGTAGAATATTACACACTGtaattcagctttttattttaacaattttaacacATTTGGAACTATTTACATTATAATAGTAGTTCAAATAGGGTGAACACTATCAGTTTAAGTTTTGCTTAGCGTTTCTCTTTCATTAGTAGATAGAAAGAGCCTCTAAATCGCTGCAAGTTGAAAATTTCACCAAGAGTCAAACCTCAAATTCTTCTGAAGTAAATACAGTGGACTCTGAAcaggtttgttttggttttgcaGTGTGACGTCATACGTGTGCGTCGCGTTTCTGCGTCAGGGGAGGTTAGTAAACATGTTTAAATCCTTTCCAGCTATGCAATTGTAGTTTTCTAAGCATAATTAAGTGGTTTAATTGACACAGAATGTACAGAGTAAAACTCTAACATTTCCGATAGTTTAGTTATATAATGAGGGTATTTTCTGTTATTAAATATCATCCACATTAATCAGTTAACAGGAAACACCAATTTAGACACTGGAAAAGGTTAGAAAATAAGCTTTTAGAAACGCAGGCTCAATTAAAACAACTCTTTGGCAATTTTCTTTTGATGTAATGCAATAAATCAATcttattatttgtaaataaaaaaatccctacttaaaaaaactgcttaaaccagcctaggctggttggctggttttagctggttgaccagcctggttttagaggggttttggacatttccaggctggtttccagccatttccagcctggtcttagctggtcaggctggaaaatgaccagcttaatccagctaaaaccagcttgaccagcctggtttaagatggacatagttggttttggctgagctcccagcctggtcttagctagtcaggctggaaaataaacagctaagaccaggcctggaaaccagcctgagaatggccaaaacccctctaaaaccaggctggtcaaccagctaaaaccagccaaccagcctaggctggtttaagctgttttttttcagtagggattaaAGAGTTAGTTTTAGAGATATAGATTTTAGAGTTTGTTATTGAGCATTCAGTTTAGACTCATAAATGACTAGTGCACTAGAGAAGGGATTGAGACACAGACAAAGGTTTAGTCTTGATTTCTTTTTCTCTCCTCTTAAACAGACAgagaaactcctgctgaagcgactgagctCCACTATTATAAAGATggtgtttattaaagaggagagtgaagacctgaagattgaagaaacgttcagagtcaaacatgaagatGCTGAGCAACAAACAGGTCGGGGTTCATTCTCAAAGctcaactcagtcatttgatcctgaTTCAGATCTACACTAATGATGATGTTAAAGAATGTGTAAAAATGGACAAGGACTGATACTAAACCTAGGAGAGATGACATTTTCCTCAATGTAGTCATGATGGAAAGGTACATCCAGTCTAAATCTGTCAAGGTCCGTCAACACAATATCCTGGGccggtttttcaaaagtaatccactaggattttggataacggattggatcaaatcttgaaaatgggtttttcaaaagtaaaagGGATTGCATAATTGGATTAGATCACGTAATCCAATCTTGGTTTTGATTGGATCAAacctttagtttgggtttttcaaacctttttttgcaggatttggatcactttgatccaaaaaaactgtattaaactGATCCCATCAGAAAGGTGGATTAAGCGTGGATTTCATGAACAACATgtaatgaaaactttaaaaatgtatcaaataatacTACATGTGGATGATGCAGTATCTTACAAGATCTCCTGTTTATTCATaaggttttaattgtatttgttcatcCATCAGGCTACAGTGATTAGGTAGGCTTTAACGTATTTAGCCTTTGAGTATAGGCCTACAGCAAAGTAAAAGTGTTTGGCCTCATATTAATAATCCCCCAAACAGCTGTCAAAATTgactaaaaacaatacattttattctgtcactaactgatatatatattcatcacaatggaaaatatttttgtttttagaatattTACACTGGCTATTCCACTTGATGCTCTTTACATATCTAGAGTTCTACATTGTGATTTCCCATCCTGTTTGAGCACTGGTTATCCAGATCCTGAAAAGTTCCTATCCGAATCAGGTTGGTCCAATCCGATGTTGCTTTGAAAAACTGTCTCAAACAGTAAACTGGATTTCGTGATCTGGATTTAGTAATCCTTTTTTTGCGATCCATGATCAATTTTTCTGGATTAAACCTTTTGAAAAACCGGGCCCTGCTGTCCAAACAATAATTTGAATCACAGAACCTCTGTGTTGTTAGGGACCAGACAGCTTTAACCTCAAAATGATCGGTGTGTTAAATGAAGGAGACTCTGAGTCAGAGATTTAATTTCAAAGAAGGTTTACTGaggatagtttgcagtttcatcagcagatgCCAGCTTCAACTATCACACAGAGTCTATAGGCCGATCTGCTTACAGTCTCAAATCAACAACagttatactctcacataacgtcattaactgcgtcatacatataggtATTCTAACCTAACTGGTTAAAACATGGATAACCTTAGAAAATTTCAATGTGTGCATACAATTCATAACGATATCTCCAATGATTAGGCCAGACGTAACAGGAGGATATTTCTGTGGTAAGGATGATCAGAGATCAAATTAAGCTCGTCTTCACTGATgaagaacacacatacacaaagaataCTTGTCTACTCCAAGGCTGTCCTGCTCTCTAGCAGGAATCTTATCAGAATGGCTTAGTAAACATCTTTCCACTGGCAGCTAACAAAGCTTATAAAGTTTCTTTCATACAACAGAAGCTTAAAGTAATGAATTCTTTCATACAGTAAAATACACCTCTAGTGACAGCTGTTCAAGTAGCATCAAACATCCAGTTCCACATGAGAGATCTTCATGACCTCTTCGACCTCTTCGCGTGAAGAGACTGTGGAAATAAAtcatttggcatacagaaaaAGCAAGGGCACACATATCACTCCAGGTTTACTCTGAAGAGGGAGGACACTaaggcaatggtctcaaactggattcctggagggccgcagctaagctcagttttgctccaaccctaaccaaacacagctgatccaaataatcaaggtgttcaagactactagagactattaagaaggtttgagttggaggtggttaaaAGCGAAACTATGCAGagcttcaggaattgagtttgagaccatggCACTAAAGTCATCATATGATCtaggacaggggtgtccaaactcgttcctggagggccggtgtcctgcagattttggctccaacttgcctcaacacacctgcatggatatTTCTAGAAatcctagtaagagcttgatagCCCCgttgtgtctgattggggttggaacctgttgcgaggtcccggaacagatcgggttaactgatctggcatgttacccgaggatgtagaGGCGTCGTGTAGAGTGGAGAGTaaggggatggggggggggggggggggggggggggggcgggttGTTGCAGAAGCAAGTGaaaagggttggggagtcgcggaagaaagtgaaagcgAACAGCGGATTTGGGAaaagggcggttgaggagggggagaGGTAAAATGAAGTGCCGGATTAGATTTGAGAGGTGCCATATCCGgagtgttctggcacaaattaagccctggttggAACTAATCTttgcaggactgagtttgggcaccactAAACTTAAAGACAaattcaactttattaatccccatAACACATAGGATAtttgccaatcctggagcagtCATCATTTATATCCCTCCTTCGGTGTACTTTCAGATGGAGTTTAACAAAGGCTCTCAAACTCATTGGCTGGATCCTTTCATAGGTCAAGTGTTTGGTCAAGTAATGCCTAGTTcatgcataggtctcaaactcaattcctggagggccgcagctctcagctgatccaactaatcaaggtgttcaggagtagtcttgaacacattgattagttggatcaggtgtgtctgtttagggttggaacaaaaccCTTCAGCAATTGAGTTTAAAACTTATGCAGAATTGTATGCCAGATTTGCAAGTGAACGAGCTCGCTGACAGATCAGGCTGTGATCATGGGAAAATCAGCAAGTAATAGGTGATCTGCAGTCTTTGTAAAATTGCACTTTGTGGAGGGTGTCCGCAAATTATGAACGCAAGGATACATCATTACCCAGTCAAGGAGATGATACTAAGGATCGCAAGGTAAAATATTCACTTTTTAATAATATGAGGAATCGCATATTTCAGGGGTGatcaactctgttcctggagatctacctttctaCAGAGTTCAGCTCCGAACTTGATCaatcacacctgaaccaattaataaggacctgaacagcacttgatcattacaggcaggtgtgtttggtcagagttgcaactgaaatctgcaggaagatggatctccaggaacagggttgagcaccattGGCATATTTCCATCTCTCTCACCGAAGGTCATTCGGAGGACATTCAATGGAGTGATAAGAAGCTGAAAGATGTTGGCAATCATTTTGGACTTCGTATTGGCTTGTCGTCACCAAAGGCAATAAAAAAGTATGGCACAGCGATCCCtcaatgtttaaagtcatgtagtgtgaactaggctttagctGAACTCTGAGATCAGGGATAGCAGATCAACATCAGCAGTTGTTTATTCAACCAATCAAGAAGAGAAAGAGGAGATTAATGCTCAGAAAATCCTATTCAGAATTAAACCGTCAATTTTCAAGCGGTACTTCCTGCAGAGCCACaagggcagagctgagctccagcaagggggagggCTCCTCCTTGCTGCACTtcttctacaagtgatgtcaGTGGGGGTTGAGGTTAGGGACAGGCATCTCTGCATTCCAGTGTGGAGCCTCGTTGagatttaaatctgcttttacgATGATGGAAGCTCATTCCAGACTGATAACACACTCGCTTATATGAGCCCTCATGTGCCGATTGAGGTTGTCCTTACGCGAGAAGCTCTTTTCACACTGACCGCATGGAAACGCCTTCTCTTCGCTGTGAGTCTTCATGTGGTTATTAAGGTCACTCTTTTGGTTAAAACTTTCTCCACACTCTTGACAAGTGAACGATCTCTCCGTGTGAGTTCTGATGTGGATATCGAGGCTGTTGTTCTGCGTGAAAcgctttccacactgttggcaagAGTACGGCTTCTCTCCGGAGTGAATCCTCATGTGTCGTTTAAGGCTGTACATCTGAGTGAAACTGTTTCCGCAAAGCTGACAGGTGAAGTTCTTCTCTCCGCTGTGAACCATCATGTGCTTTTTAAGGTGTCTTTTCAGAAAGAAAGTCTTTCCGCATTGCTGGCATTCGAATGCCTTCTCTGCGGAGTGAATTATCATGTGGTCATTGAGGTGCTGTTTTATACTGAAGTCCTTACCACAGAGTTGGCAGGAGTACGGCTTCTCTCTGGTGTGAATCCTCGTGTGCGAGTTAAAGGAGGATATTTGACTGAAACCTTTACCACACTGTTGGCAGACgtacggcttctctccagtgtgagatCTCATGTGGATTTTATAGCCTTGGATTAgactgaaactcttcccgcactgtTTGCAGGTGTAaggcttctccccagtgtgaactctcatgtgaaccCTAAGGTTTGGCTTCtgcctgaaactcttcccacattgttGGCACGAGTACGGTTTCTCTCCGTTGTGGAGATTCATGTGGCCTTCGAGGGATTGCTTTCgagtgaaactctttccacactgacaGCAAATGAAAAGACTGCTAGGCTTGCTTTTCTGAGGAGATTTGCTGGTGTGTGATGAAGTCTGTGTAGCCACTGTGGGCTGCTCTTCAGTCGCTAAAACTTGTTGCGTCTCACATTGATGTTTCTCTTGCATTTCAATCAGTTCCTGAGGTTCTTCTTTCAGCTCCACTGGGTCTAAtgtgaaaacaaaacagtttGAAGTCACAAAACAACAAACATGACAACCAATATGAAAGCATTTCAAGAGTTGACGTTGTCCTGAGAGAGATCCCTGAGCTTataggatcctcgagcccggggctcccttccgtttgcagggcgagaggggagtttgagctcaggtaggtctcgaacTGCCCTGGCTAATTTATGGATAATGACAGATTTATAGGGATAGCTATAGAGAGATATACTACTTactaagagctcatctatggtgccaatttggattaatcaattcacttatgtcacacgtttttggactgtgggaaccccatgcgagcatggggagaacatgtaaactccacacagaagcatcGACTGGCCtagtaaggacttgaaccagtaacatttttgttgtgaggcaacagtactaaccactgggaGGCCATGTCGCACTATCTAGGAAAAAGGGGAAGAGTAGGGGTGAAAGAGGGGATTCTCCAAGGCGAAGATAACAGGTATGAAACTCGGGTTATTTATAATAAGTTAGGAATGGTCTGATTGGCgaatcatgcattagctaatgcaggaccagctgtggtcaatcataagcatgtgatcctctcgaaattagtttatgaataaacttcttTTAAGCATAACAACATTCTCtttaggcccgtttccactgactggtatggtacggttcggttcggtacgcttttatggtcgtttccactgtcaaaaggcgtaccaaaccgtaccgtaccactatttcggcaccct
This region of Danio aesculapii chromosome 4, fDanAes4.1, whole genome shotgun sequence genomic DNA includes:
- the zgc:171673 gene encoding gastrula zinc finger protein XlCGF8.2DB, whose amino-acid sequence is MEFIKEESEDVKIIEMVTIKYEDPEEQTDPVELKEEPQELIEMQEKHQCETQQVLATEEQPTVATQTSSHTSKSPQKSKPSSLFICCQCGKSFTRKQSLEGHMNLHNGEKPYSCQQCGKSFRQKPNLRVHMRVHTGEKPYTCKQCGKSFSLIQGYKIHMRSHTGEKPYVCQQCGKGFSQISSFNSHTRIHTREKPYSCQLCGKDFSIKQHLNDHMIIHSAEKAFECQQCGKTFFLKRHLKKHMMVHSGEKNFTCQLCGNSFTQMYSLKRHMRIHSGEKPYSCQQCGKRFTQNNSLDIHIRTHTERSFTCQECGESFNQKSDLNNHMKTHSEEKAFPCGQCEKSFSRKDNLNRHMRAHISECVISLE